AGTCCCTCTTCATCCGGCGTTTCATCAAAAATGGATGCTGGCTGTTCGGGTCCGCTTGATGCACCCCAACCGGCAGCGCGTAAAAAGTCCGGGATGCTTTCATCAGGCTGGGGTGGAGATGCAGATGCGGCTGAATCCTGAGGCGATTCCTCCATCGCGGAAGAACGAAGCCACTCGGGTTGCTCTTCGACAACGGCGGTCCCGGCGCCGAGAGGAGGCACGGATGGAAATCCGATGGATGCGTTGTTCCATTCCTGTCCCATCTGCACTTCTTCGCCGGTATATTCGAGCCGGTCCAGATTCACGGAGGCGTCAGGAACGTCAGCCATTTCGAAGATGGAACCTTTTACAAAATTGGCATATGGATCCATTTCGGCAACATGCAGGCGATAGACCTGGGTGCTCTCCACCCCACCCGAGGCGGGAAGCAGGTCCACCAGGATGCGGTTCGCGTCGAAAGTGTAGGCGTATCGCTTGATCAACTGGTTGCAGATATCAGCGGCATCGGCGCGTTGACCGCTCTTGTAATATGAATAAGCCAGAAGCAGCTGCATATCCACCCGCTGCGGGTCAGAGGCGAGCACGGCGCGGATCTCGGCAATGGCCTGCGGATATAATTCGCCATGCACGTAAATACGCGCGAGCGCGCCGCGCGTCATACGGACCTTGGGAGGTTCCATTCCATCGCGCCGACCATAGAGCCGCTGCAATTCCGCTTGAATCGCCGGATTGGATGACTGCACCTCGGAAGCTCGTTCCATGTGCCAGATGGCGTCGTCTAGCTTATTCTCCTCATCGCGGATGATACTCAAGCCGACGTGCGCCACAAAATCATCGGGGACAGCCATGAGCAAGCGCCCGAAAATATCCACCGCTTCGGCGTAACGACGAGACTCAAGGTATGCCTTGCCGAGCAGCCGGTAGGTTTCGAGATGTTTGGGAAACGTTTTGAGGATGTGGCGGCAATGGGCAATCGCCTCGTTCGTCTGCCCCTGTTCGATGAGGCGTTCGATCTCGCGGTTGTAGATTCGCAACGATACTTTTGCCATTACCTTTTCCTATGATTAAGTATGCCTGATTCCAATGAAAATCGCAAGGCGACTGACTATATTTTACTCGTAAAACAGCGGTAACGGCGGTACGGATTCATCGCTGTATCGATACGCAGAGAGGATCGCCTCACGCGCATCCTTGAGTTTTTCCCCGTCGTTGGCATGAATCTCACAGAGCGCCTCGCCCGCCCGAACCGAATCCCCGACCTTTTTGAAGACGAGGAAACCGACAGCGTGGTCGATGGGATCGCCTTTTTTGGCTCTCCCCGCCCCCAAAGCGACGGAAGCCTCGCCCACGGTTCTTGCGTTGACCTGGGATACGAATCCGCTTCGGGGAGCCTTGACCGCCTCGATGAATTTTGCCCTCTCGAACTTCGAGGTATCGTCCACAAAAGAGGAATCGCCGCCCTGGGCGGACACAAGCAGGCGCAATTTTTCCAGGGCGGTCCCTTCGGCGATGGATTTTTGAGCGAGTGCCCGGCCTGCTTCCAGATCTTTTGCGCGCCTTCCAAGCACGAGCACATGCGCCGCAACATGCAGACAGTGCTCCACAAAATCGGCGGGGCCGCGACCGCACAGGGTTTCGATGGCTTCGATCGTTTCGAGGGAATTTCCCACCGCTGAGCCGAGAGGCTGGTTCATATCGGAAAGCAGAGCCACCGTCTCGCGTCCCGCCAGCCGCCCGATATCCACCATGAGATGCGCAAGTTCACGACCGCGCTCGAGGTTCTCCATGAACGCACCCAAGCCCACTTTGACATCCAGGACAATCGCCTGTGCCCCAGCCGCGATCTTCTTGCACATAATCGAGGAAGCGATCAGCGGCATGGATGGAACCGTTCCGGTCACGTCGCGAAGCGCATACATCTTTCCGTCCGCAGGCGCAAGGTCGAGAGTCTGACCGGTCAACACGATGCCCTTTTCTTTCAATTGTTCGAGAAATTCGTCGGTGGTCAAATCGACGCGATAACCGGGGATGGATTCGAGCTTGTCGAGCGTGCCTCCGCTGAACCCCAATCCGCGCCCGGACATCTTGCCCGCGGGCAAGCCGCATGCCGCCACGATCGGCAATACGGCGATGCTGGTTTTATCACCCACGCCGCCCGAAGAGTGTTTGTCCACGGCGATGTCCACAACTTTGGAGAGGTCGAGCACCTGCCCGGAATGCGCCATGGAAAGGGTGAGGTCGGTGGTCTCGCGGTTCGTCATGCCGTTGAGCATGACAGCCATGGCAAAGGCGGACGCCTGGTAATCGGGAATCTCCCCGTTCGTAAACCCGCGCACAAAGAAATCGATCTCTTCCGCCGTCAATTGTCCTTTATCGCGTTTTTTGATGATGATATCCACTGCGCGCATCGAAATCTCCTTTTATAGTCAGGCATGGGTATTGTAACGTATTTTGTCAGATAAGATTTTCGCCTTAACGATAACCGAAGTCCGCCACCAAAGCGGACCGTCGCTGACGGAATACACGTACACGGGACAATATTCCTACACAGGATCGTTCGGTCTCATGTACTATAATGCGAGATGGTATGACCCGGCTTTGGGAAGATTTGCCCAAGCGGACACCACCGTCCCGCCGGGGGTGCAGGGACTGGACCGCTACGCCTACGTCAACAACTCGCCGATGAATTACGTCGACTCGAGTGGGCATATGTATTGCGATTATATAAATAACCAAAACAAGGAAGATTGCGAAGGAGGACAATGGAGAAATAGCACAACGCATGGAGAAACACCAGGAGAATTAATAAACCTTTATAAAAGATTCGGTGATGGCGAGCAACTCGATGATAGAGGCTCTTCGCTTTTTCAAGAGTTATCTTCGGCAATAGAAATCTACATGAAATCTCACTCTGGCTACGATATAAAAAAGGATCCTTACTTACATAATCCTGGTAATTACATGGACTTCTATAACATTCGTCACGATTATTGGCAAAATCGATGTGAGGATTCACCAGGTAGTGGATGCGATATATTAACTGAGCCTGATAAACTTTATGAGTTTTACGATCTTCATAATGATATCCAAGTAACTATGTTTGATCCTTCACGCATAGACTGGACAAGCACAGGATTAGATAGCGCAAGTTTTACATTAGGTGTTGCCGCATTAATTGTAGTTCCTGAGTATGCTATTCCGGTAAACCTAGCTTCACAAGGCTTTGGAGCAGCCTCCGGATTTTACTCATTCAATAGTGGCGATAACACTGGCGGTTGGCTTTCAGTGGGCGGGTTTGTTAGACCTCCTATTGGAACTGTAGCGTCAGGGGCATCAGTAATTCGGGATATCTCTGCCGGATTCTATGAAATTCCATACATACCACCGATAGGAAGGTAAATAATGACTTTATTACAAATAATTAATATTACAATAACTTCTTTTGGGATTGGCATATTATTTTCCATCCCAGGGGTACTTTTAGGTTATTGGCTTAAGAATAAAAATTTAGCACCTAACCGTTCCTTGCTAACAATAATCTTTTGTGTAGTTCTGACCTTTATAAAACGTATTTGGATGCCCGATCTAGCTATCCATTGGTTCGCTTTGATATTGTTAACAGGTTCTACATTGGGAGTGTACCGAATGGATATGTATTGGGCAAAAAAATCTCAGGATTGATTGCCAAGTATTAATTTGAATAATGTCACTATATCGCAAACTTCGGCTTGATGTTCTACAACGCCCGCTGGTACGACCCCGCCCTGGGACGTTTCGCCCAAGCGGACAGTATCATCCCACCCGGCGTGCAGGGGTTAGATAGATACGCTTACGTCAACAATTCGCCGCTTAATTACGTCGACCCGAGTGGGCATTGTGCAATGGATGATGATCCCGATGATTGCTTAATTGCTGGTAAAGATTATAAGAAACAATATTCAATGTTAATTAAACAGCGTTTTGGTATCACATTAGAGGGTAACTGGAGTATGCGGAATCTTGGAAATCTATATGATTCCTTATCTAATTTGAATGATGCGCTTCCAGGAAGTATCAGGGAATATACAAATGGCACTACCTATAGTTTTACCTATGACTCAAATCATTACGGAGGAAGAACAAATACCAGTAATGGCAATATTTCCTTTTGGTCATATGGGAATATCCCATTTCAAAATATTTATCATGAAGTTGCTCATTCAATAAACATTAGAAGTGGTAATTATTTTACTGACCTCTTGCGATCTGAAAAAATATATACATCAAGCGGAATATTCGTAATGGGTGGTCCTGATATAGGATATTCAAGAAATTCTCTTGGATATGAAAATCAAATAATACAAGATCCCACTGGTATATCAGTAGAAGCAGAGCAACATACTGCTTCATACAACTGTTCCGAACGACCTGATTGGTGCGCTAGTGGTAATAACGCGGATGAAGAATTTGCGGACCTCGTTACAAATTATGTTGCGGGTAATCTTATAACCGATCCAACTAATCCGAATTATCAGTACGGCGTTGCCAGACAAAATTGGGTTATTAGTGCGTTTACGAACACACCTTAACACAAGGAAAGGACAAAATGAGAAAAGCCTATATCGTAACTATATTTTTTTGTTTATCTGCTGTTAGTTGTTTTCCACAAAACTCAGTTGCAACTACAAACCAGGCACCTGTAGTATTAACTAACACACCGTTTTTTACAGCATCGCCAACATCAAGTACAGAAATATCTACTGAAAAAATATCTGACTTGATGAAAACAAACGGTTTATGCGCCGATCTATGTTTTTGGGGGATTATTCCAAATGAGAGCACATTTGATAATTCAGTGATGTTTCTTGATTCGTTAGGAAAAGGCGGATTATTAGGAACGTACGACTTTGGAAAATATTTTAATATCACTTACCTAGTGGAAAACAAATTATCTATTGGAGCAGTTATTCTTGAAGAAAATGATTTAGTAAAAACAATTAACGTATCAATCAGAGGATTACAGCAAAACAACATTACTCTGTCTGACTGGGCGCCATTTACACCAAATCAAATAATACAAAAATACGGGAAACCTACAAAAATCGAAGTTGGGTTTGGAGAAGGGCAGAATGGATTTATTAGTTATCAAATGCTTTTTTCTTATCACAATATTTCACTGTACATTCTGTATTCAGGCGAAGATAACGCTTATCGCCCAGATGCAACTTTACATGCTTGTCCATTAGCCAAGAACAAAATAGGAGGGTTCGATATGTCTATTGGAGATTCGCTTAACACACCATTAGCTTTTATGTACTCAATAGAGCAAATTTCCAATCTATCATTAATAGAATTTTCTGAGATGCTGTCAGGAAACCAAGAAGACACCTGTTTTGATTTTGATCTAAGTATGTTTTATAAGTAAGATTTTTTTGAATATTACATCTGCAGTTTGTGATGAAGGAGAACAGCATGTTCTACTACCTGCTCGGAGACCATGCTTCGACCATGCTCAGCACAAGCCTCGGCTCGACCAGCATTGTGACTTTTGAAAACGGCAATCTCCTCTCGCAGACCAAGTAGTGCGAAGCCTCCCGTAGGGACAAAGCCTGGGGAGACGTCCGCCACCAAAACGGACCGTCGCTGACGGAGTATACTTATACGGGACAATACTCCTACACAGGATCATTCGGCTTGATGTTCTACAATGCCCGCTGGTACGATCCCTCTCTGGGACGTTTTGCCCAAGCGGACAGCATCGTCCCGCCGGGGGTGCGCCCCCATTTCATGGGGGCAGGTGGATTGGATCGGTATGCGTACGTGAACAACTCGCCGATGAACTACATCGATCCCAGCGGGCATATTTGTGTGGAAAGCGATGGAGATAGCGATGTTGGAATGGCAGGAAATTGCCATGGAGGTTCAAATCCTAAATACAAACCGGGATTGCAGGGTCCAAAATGGAATCCGAGGTTGGGGATTTCGAGAAATGAAAATCAAGGAGGCGGCGAGATAGTTTCGCCATTTCAAGCAGGGCCTGCTTGTACTTCCAATTCTTGTTATCAAAATAGCCCGCAAATCGGGGATGAGCTTTATTACATTATCGGCCACGAAAACTGCAATAGCCAATGCTTATCATTCGCAAAAGGCATATCCGTTTTTGCTACTCTCCTTGATGCGTACGCATTCGGAAGAAATGCTTTTGATGCCTTCGTTTTCACAGGGTTAAGTGCCATTCCGGGTATGGCAGGTCCCGCACTTGCTGCTTATCAAATTGACTCTCTTTACATAAACACAGTGAGCACAGCAGCAATGTCTTTATGGATAACAAATGACTATTTACTTGGCGAAAACACGGCAACATTGAACGCCCAAGAAAACCAATTCGTGTATACGGTTTCGGTAGGTCAAGATACCATAGCTGCTGTTTCTACAAATGTTGCTGGATGGACACGAAGGGATCCATATTCTTCCACAGTGATTGATGCGGCAGTTTTGGCTTATGATGTGACAAGGAGTCCATTTTTAGATCAACCGATCATCCCAACGTACGGAAATTTGGAGTTTAGTATTTACCTTCCAAGATAGAGGAACAATGAATATATCAATTGATAATCCAATTGCATTATTGATAATATGCCTGTTGCCTTTAATCCTTATTTTCGGCATCGGGACCGGCATAAAGAAAAGAATAGAATTAATAAAGGAACTGACCTCAAACGCCGGAAAGGAAAACAGCCCATTAAAATGGATGCCGATGCTAATGCTTGTTCTAATGATTGCTGGGGTGATATTTATTTTTGGATGGTTATGTCTTGCTGTTTATTGGAACGAAATAGTAATTTCAAAGGCCGGGATTATCATTTTTATCGGTATAATCTTCACATTGATCATACTGGGAGAGCTTTACATAAAATCCTTTACACAAAAGTGATACCAATAAATTCTGAAACGATTCAGATCTCATGAGGGCGAAGTCCGTCTCCAAAGCGGACCGTCGCTGACGGAGTATACTTTTACGGGACAATACTCCTACACAGGATCGTTTGGCTTGATGTTCTACAACGCCCGCTGGTACGACCCCGCCCTGGGACGCTTTGCCCAAGCGGATAGCATCGTCCCGCCGGGGGTGCACCCCCAATTCATGGGGGCAGGTGGACTGGACCGCTACGCCTACGTCAACAACTCGCCGATGAATTATGTCGACCCGAGTGGGCATGTAACCTGTGAAGGCGTGAATTGGGACGATGGTCCGAAATGTACGAGCAAACCTGAATTTTGGCGCAAGACAATCAAAAATGAATTTGATTGGAATATTGCATCAGATTTTTCACTTGAAGAATTGCAAATAATTTACCAAACAGGGCAAGATATTGTAGCCTATGTGAATGGGTTGACGGGCGGAAGAGGTCAAGACTGGATTCTTGAATATTTGGGTGGCATAACAATAACTCATGATTACACTTTGCCTAATAATCAATCTTATCCTGCAGGTACACCACTTGCGTCTGTACCTGATGGTGGTGTCACTTTTTTAAATGGTAAATGGACAGATAAAACAAATAATGGCGGTTGGGATCCGCACCAATTATTTGCTCATGAGCTTGCACATCATTTGGATTGTGCATCTAGCGGCTATGTAGGACCGGGTTGCGTTGGTGGTGCAGGGGATATGTTGGCAGATTTTATCGGAGCTGAACCAGGAATTGTAAGATTTGATCTATCTGGCAAATTGAGTTTTTTGAGCGATCCTTACATCCCAGCAAATTACCGATGGAGTCAGAGCGTACATCAAGGCTATGGTAATAACTCAACGGGAGAATACTTTGCCGAGTCGTTCTCCTGGAATATTTACGGCCAGGAAAAGTTGCCGCAAAGCCTGGTGGGGGCATGGCTTGATGTCGTTATTTCTTTACAAGCATCGAATCTGCCATGAGATTTCTCAAGGATTAAAAAATGAAAAAAACATACATAGTGATTTTGTTCCTGGTTTCAAGTTGCACATTAAATTTAACGTCTAAAAACGTAATAACTGATTCTAATTGCACTCCTCCTTGCTGGAAAGGAATTGTACCCGGCGAGACTTCAAAAGAAAGATTGCTTGAAATATTATCGGAACTACCAAATGTTAATCAGGGTGAAATTGGAGTGACGGGACCATGGGATGGATATGATGACGGGGTGATATTCAATGTCTCCAGCGATTCATCTTTATCGAAGAGTCAATCTGTATATATTGAAACAAGAATAATTTCTGATAATGTAGTGGTTATTAATTTTACTGGAGATATTGATATTACTTTGGGAGAAATGATCAATAAAACTGATGAACCAGAACTGGTTATGATTCAGGCCAATCCCTTTGGCGGGCTTTGGATAAGTGGCGTTCTTCCCACGAAGGGCATTTCTTTTGGATATGCAACGATAGAACTTCAAGAATCTTCTCAGCTGGAAATAAAACCAGAGACGGATTTGAAATGGGTGACCTACTTTTCACCAAGTTTATATCATGAATTACTCGAAAGAGGCTGGTTTTCAATGGGAAATATTGACTTGCCAATTGTTGACATACAATATAATTGGGCTGGATACGGCGACATTGAAGAGAGATACTTTTCCCAAAAGTAATGCATAATAAACTTTCTCGCATGCATCTCCTTTCATTATTCAAAAATTTTGATTCGCCCTAGTTCCTACTATTCATCCCAACCAATCCGCCGAGC
This portion of the Anaerolineales bacterium genome encodes:
- a CDS encoding RHS repeat-associated core domain-containing protein produces the protein MSDKIFALTITEVRHQSGPSLTEYTYTGQYSYTGSFGLMYYNARWYDPALGRFAQADTTVPPGVQGLDRYAYVNNSPMNYVDSSGHMYCDYINNQNKEDCEGGQWRNSTTHGETPGELINLYKRFGDGEQLDDRGSSLFQELSSAIEIYMKSHSGYDIKKDPYLHNPGNYMDFYNIRHDYWQNRCEDSPGSGCDILTEPDKLYEFYDLHNDIQVTMFDPSRIDWTSTGLDSASFTLGVAALIVVPEYAIPVNLASQGFGAASGFYSFNSGDNTGGWLSVGGFVRPPIGTVASGASVIRDISAGFYEIPYIPPIGR
- a CDS encoding RHS repeat-associated core domain-containing protein — encoded protein: MTEYTYTGQYSYTGSFGLMFYNARWYDPSLGRFAQADSIVPPGVRPHFMGAGGLDRYAYVNNSPMNYIDPSGHICVESDGDSDVGMAGNCHGGSNPKYKPGLQGPKWNPRLGISRNENQGGGEIVSPFQAGPACTSNSCYQNSPQIGDELYYIIGHENCNSQCLSFAKGISVFATLLDAYAFGRNAFDAFVFTGLSAIPGMAGPALAAYQIDSLYINTVSTAAMSLWITNDYLLGENTATLNAQENQFVYTVSVGQDTIAAVSTNVAGWTRRDPYSSTVIDAAVLAYDVTRSPFLDQPIIPTYGNLEFSIYLPR
- a CDS encoding thymidine phosphorylase; translation: MRAVDIIIKKRDKGQLTAEEIDFFVRGFTNGEIPDYQASAFAMAVMLNGMTNRETTDLTLSMAHSGQVLDLSKVVDIAVDKHSSGGVGDKTSIAVLPIVAACGLPAGKMSGRGLGFSGGTLDKLESIPGYRVDLTTDEFLEQLKEKGIVLTGQTLDLAPADGKMYALRDVTGTVPSMPLIASSIMCKKIAAGAQAIVLDVKVGLGAFMENLERGRELAHLMVDIGRLAGRETVALLSDMNQPLGSAVGNSLETIEAIETLCGRGPADFVEHCLHVAAHVLVLGRRAKDLEAGRALAQKSIAEGTALEKLRLLVSAQGGDSSFVDDTSKFERAKFIEAVKAPRSGFVSQVNARTVGEASVALGAGRAKKGDPIDHAVGFLVFKKVGDSVRAGEALCEIHANDGEKLKDAREAILSAYRYSDESVPPLPLFYE